Proteins found in one Triticum urartu cultivar G1812 chromosome 4, Tu2.1, whole genome shotgun sequence genomic segment:
- the LOC125551481 gene encoding LOW QUALITY PROTEIN: protein HUA2-LIKE 2-like (The sequence of the model RefSeq protein was modified relative to this genomic sequence to represent the inferred CDS: substituted 2 bases at 2 genomic stop codons), which yields MAPARRKRGASAAAAAAAAAAQWKVGDLVLAKMKGFPAWPAMISEPEQWGLPSVKNKRLVYFYGTKQIAFCNYAELEAFTEEKRRSLLAKRHGKGADFVRAVGEIIDVYDSLKKDNNKLDLTADEVKPGEENLGDSNSRLDTKDLAKSSNMCSDKKLEDHSVTARDRGLVTADAPSVTLVGSERCVVNSAPDGPTENISMLDEMRNIPLSASSFSKKKLRDAYSQNCYTRSRALALRMSRSSSSVVNRKVQGSCKLLGETSLASVDLVSDDNKEDLTVLKYPEHDKANSGTLSMLDEVCVHSSVGTFNQPGTPGASDCNKNLSSTAKVDNTCDSEASQNGASAIELKSNGASSFPMKSTVIFKRKRKPNRNWVPHATDCMTTNKDEEFEVELSGRLTDSPNSKNEFNKSDGDEHLPLVKRARVRMGRPQSVASPKTVGQIDVPNNRSGLAAPADHSVMHISNASSADQSSILNIPVLLGDGHSVWKNKEYQPRGLTLDVEAALPPSKRLHRALEAMSANVAETISSLPEERGSKQLILNGCVSAENSHSSKSADTVVTSPSRSGIIESLGSSGMQLMHSSTGQTHTSGSILQNKNVVVSMKLNEPALDVTQTIAVHDRLSSSRKPSYNDVSKLISYSSDTKPIGCPAFDVNRSDDRCGEPVDGPKFLLSDNNVNSDSVSRGDTVLASAINICDTTSSSSLATKSSSIQSDADTRTSEVHTFSALALKELNHRNLKDRCTSPDAMPMKELIAVAQARRFSRSTSFSDYFLNGKYISKPLVSTPLKEGQGQLSPSNQIDRSTSTNDSVHSRSRSDNPQENDVKKVARSNEANAARKAFGAFLGMLTRTKENIACATRLAIDCAKHGIAWEAIDIIVECMEKENLYKRVDLFFLIDSITQCSXNQKGGTGDVFPSVVQVVLPRLLYAAAPPGNSAWENRRQCLKVLKLWLERKTLPEYIIRHHIRELEVINEASFGSSRRPSRTERALNDPLRDNEGMLVDEYGSNAGFHIPNLICTKVLEDDEGSSSEDISFEAVTPEHEAPGVDEKGESQIPVEKHGLILXDVDGELEMEDVAPPSEAEASTRSQPERSDTCTPSYHHPSDNGPPLPNNWPPSPPPLPSSPPPVPVAQRTQLQATSQMASDPVGPHPAVATYNVQSQQPHSIVEHPHSMNLSVAPLQPPSFCNLGYGVHRNQIAPLNSTGPHGNFATPPAPYHGNNYHQRPTASMPNEGYHMQRPPPPPPSQFPHMPSEPNKRPQQWSNNSLSYPESHRYNGHDRYHHRHDSMHHGNDRRHHLNDITMISSHDR from the exons TGCTTTCTGCAACTATGCAGAACTGGAGGCGTTCACTGAGGAGAAAAGGAGGTCTTTACTTGCTAAGCGACATGGCAAAGGGGCTGATTTTGTAAGAGCAGTTGGTGAGATAATTGATGTTTACGATTCTTTGAAGAAAGATAATAACAAGCTTGATCTTACTGCCGATGAAGTGAAACCAGGTGAAGAAAATCTTGGTGATAGTAATAGCAGATTGGATACGAAAGATCTAGCTAAGAGCTCTAACATGTGTAGTGATAAAAAATTAGAAGACCATTCAGTCACTGCAAGAGATCGCGGCTTGGTCACTGCTGATGCGCCTTCTGTCACTTTAGTCGGGAGTGAGCGATGCGTTGTAAATTCTGCTCCTGACGGGCCCACAGAAAACATATCCATGCTTGACGAGATGAGGAATATCCCTTTGTCTGCTAGTTCATTTTCGAAAAAAAAGCTAAGGGATGCATACTCTCAGAACTGCTACACACGGAGTAGGGCTCTAGCTTTGCGGATGTCGAGAAGTTCATCGAGTGTTGTAAACAGAAAAGTTCAGGGTTCTTGTAAGCTTTTGGGTGAAACCAGTTTGGCTTCTGTTGATTTGGTTTCTGATGACAATAAGGAAGATTTGACTGTTCTTAAATACCCAGAGCATGACAAAGCGAACTCAGGCACCCTTTCTATGCTGGATGAGGTTTGTGTGCATTCAAGTGTAGGCACCTTCAATCAACCTGGAACTCCTGGGGCTAGTGACTGCAATAAAAATTTGTCTTCTACTGCTAAGGTAGATAATACCTGTGACAGTGAAGCATCTCAAAATGGAGCTTCAGCGATAGAATTAAAATCAAATGGTGCGTCAAGTTTTCCCATGAAGTCAACAGTAATTTTCAAGAGAAAAAGGAAGCCAAATAGAAACTGGGTTCCTCATGCTACAGATTGTATGACAACCAATAAGGACGAGGAATTCGAGGTTGAGTTGAGTGGAAGACTCACAGATTCTCCAAATTCAAAGAATGAATTTAATAAGTCAGACGGAGATGAACACTTGCCGTTGGTCAAAAGAGCAAGGGTTCGAATGGGAAGGCCTCAGTCAGTGGCTTCACCAAAGACAGTTGGCCAGATTGATGTCCCTAATAATAGATCAGGGCTTGCTGCACCTGCTGACCACTCTGTTATGCATATTAGCAATGCTTCTTCAGCTGACCAGTCATCCATATTAAACATACCTGTCCTGCTAGGGGATGGTCACTCTGTCTGGAAGAATAAAGAATACCAACCAAGGGGTTTAACATTGGATGTGGAAGCTGCTTTGCCACCATCAAAACGCCTCCATCGTGCTTTAGAAGCTATGTCTGCTAATGTTGCGGAAACTATTAGTAGTCTTCCTGAAGAGAGAGGATCAAAGCAGTTGATTCTAAATGGTTGTGTGTCTGCAGAAAACAGCCATTCTAGTAAATCGGCAGACACAGTAGTCACAAGCCCTAGCAGATCTGGAATAATTGAAAGCCTTGGATCATCAGGCATGCAATTAATGCATAGCTCAACAGGCCAAACACACACCTCAGGATCAATTTTACAGAATAAAAATGTAGTTGTTTCCATGAAACTGAATGAGCCTGCCCTTGATGTGACACAGACCATAGCTGTACATGATCGGTTATCATCTTCTCGGAAACCTAGCTATAATGATGTCTCCAAGCTAATCAGCTACAGTAGTGATACAAAACCAATCGGCTGCCCTGCTTTTGATGTTAACAGGAGTGATGACAGATGCGGTGAGCCAGTTGACGGGCCAAAGTTTCTTCTCTCTGATAATAATGTGAACAGTGATTCAGTATCACGTGGTGATACTGTTTTAGCATCAGCAATCAATATTTGTGATACCACAAGCTCCTCTTCATTGGCTACCAAGTCTTCTAGTATACAGTCTGATGCAGATACCCGAACATCTGAAGT GCACACCTTCTCAGCTTTGGCATTGAAAGAACTGAACCACAGAAACCTGAAGGATAGGTGCACGTCTCCAGATGCAATGCCTATGAAAGAACTCATTGCTGTTGCCCAAGCTAGAAGGTTCTCTCGGTCAACTTCCTTTTCAGATTACTTCTTGAACGGCAAGTATATTTCTAAACCTTTGGTCAGCACACCTCTTAAGGAAGGACAGGGACAGCTTTCACCTTCGAATCAGATAGACAGGTCCACCTCTACAAATGACAGTGTTCATTCTAGGAGTCGTTCTGATAACCCACAAGAGAATGATGTGAAAAAAGTAGCAAGGAGCAACGAGGCTAATGCAGCACGGAAGGCTTTTGGAGCTTTTCTTGGTATGCTGACAAGAACAAAAGAAAACATAGCATGTGCAACACGTCTTGCTATTGATTGCGCTAAACATGGCATTGCTTGGGAG GCGATTGATATTATTGTTGAATGCATGGAAAAGGAAAATTTATATAAGAGGGTGGACCTTTTCTTTCTTATTGATTCAATAACTCAATGCTCTTGAAATCAGAAAG GTGGAACTGGTGATGTATTCCCCTCCGTTGTTCAGGTGGTTCTGCCTCGTTTACTTTATGCCGCCGCACCTCCTGGAAATTCGGCATGGGAGAATCGAAGGCAATGTCTCAAG gttctgaaactttggCTTGAGAGGAAAACACTTCCAGAATACATCATTCGTCACCATATTAGAGAACTCGAGGTTATCAATGAGGCATCTTTTGGCAGCTCTCGCCGTCCTTCAAGGACAGAGAGAGCTTTAAATGACCCATTGCGTGATAACGAAGGAATGCTTGTTGATGAGTATGGGAG CAATGCTGGTTTTCACATACCAAACTTAATTTGCACGAAAGTACTTGAAGACGATGAAGGAAGCTCCTCTGAGGACATTAGTTTTGAAGCCGTCACGCCTGAACATGAGGCTCCAGGTGTTGATGAGAAGGGAGAATCTCAAATACCTGTAGAGAAGCATGGGCTCATCCTTTAAGATGTTGATGGCGAGCTTGAGATGGAGGATGTAGCTCCACCATCTGAAGCTGAAGCTAGTACCAGATCCCAACCAGAGCGAAGTGATACCTGCACACCATCTTATCACCATCCTTCAGATAACGGTCCTCCCCTCCCGAACAATTGGCCTCCATCACCCCCACCATTGCCATCATCTCCTCCACCTGTTCCCGTTGCTCAGAGAACGCAGTTGCAGGCAACTTCACAAATGGCATCTGATCCAGTTGGGCCGCATCCGGCAGTTGCTACTTAT AATGTTCAAAGTCAGCAGCCACATTCTATCGTGGAGCACCCACACAGCATGAATCTCTCGGTAGCTCCGTTGCAGCCTCCATCATTCTGCAATTTGGGATATGGCGTGCATCGAAATCAGATTGCACCACTCAATTCAACTGGACCTCATGGCAATTTCGCTACACCACCAGCACCATACCATGGAAATAACTACCATCAACGTCCCACTGCATCAATGCCTAATGAGGGATATCATATGCAGCGACCGCCCCCTCCGCCTCCAAGTCAATTCCCTCATATGCCATCAGAACCTAATAAAAGACCACAACAATGGAGTAATAACTCCTTGTCTTATCCTGAGAGCCATCGTTATAATGGGCATGATCGATATCATCACAGACATGATAGCATGCATCACGGGAATGATAGGAGACACCACTTGAATGATATCACCATGATATCATCACATGATCGATAG